From the Acidisarcina polymorpha genome, the window AATATAGCGACCTGAGCTACAGCCCGCGCGAGGGTGAGATTCGCACCTACCTCACCGACTGGGTGAATTACCGCCACACCATCAATCGCCAAACCATCGCAAAAAAATATCCGATGAACTACTACTTCCTCTCGGGTCCACTCGCCTCGCAGCTCATCCTGGCCGACAACAGCAACCATCTCACCTCGCAGGTGATCGCCGGCCAGATCGAGCAGAGCGACGTGCAGGTCAACAACGTCACCATCACGTCGATGTCGCAGGAGAGTATCTCCGGAGCGGTCGTGTCGCGAGGCACGGCGCTGATCAACTTCGACCGCATCTACTCGCCCGAACAATCACGCGAGCCTCGCACCGAACACTGGATATCTTCGGTGACTTACTATCTCAATCCCGCGCAGGTGAGCCTCCAGGCGCGGACCAACCCGCAATACGAGACCATCAATCCGCTGGGACTCACAATCACCGAGTTCCATGAAAACCGAGCCTCCGTCGATCAGACTCCGGAAGGCGCGCGCGCGTCGCGGCCAGAGGTGAAACCGTGAGCGACAGCGCGACCGTAACAGCCACCGATGAGACTGGCTGGGAGAAAGTTCTTCCTTTCTTCGAGGACGAATTGCAAGCGCTGATCCTCGACAAGACGATCAGCGACTTGATGGTCAATGGAACGCGGGGCGTCTATGCCGACCGGGGAGGCGTTGTCGAGCACATTCCGCTCACCAACACTTACAGCGTCGAACGACTGGAGGCCGCCATCCAGCGCGTCGCCCGCATGATCGGGCAGGATCTGACGCAACAAAATCCGATCCTCAACACGCGTATGCCCGATGGTTCGCGCGTGGCAGTCGTGGGCTCTCCATCGTCGATCGGTGGCCCGACACTCACCATCCGGAAATTCAACCAATGGTTCACCACTGACCAGCTCATCGAGAAGGGAAGTCTACCCGCTGCTGTCCGGGACAAGATTGTTTCGCTCCTGCTTGCGAAGAAGAACGGCATCATTGCGGGCGGTACGGGATCGGGCAAAACCACGCTCATGAAAGCGATCCTCGACCATGTCCCGCTCACCGACCGGCTGATCGTCATCGAACAGGTCGCGGAACTCCAGGTCAAGCAACCGAACGCTGTTCGCTGGGAGGTTGTCGATCCTATTCCCGGACAGTCGCGTGTGTCGCCGAGCGCGTTGCTCGCGGCGGCCCTCCGCCATCGCCCCGATCGCATCATCTTCGGCGAGATACGCGACGAGTGCGCGAACGATCTGCTGCAAGCCATGAACACCGGACACGGCGGAACGCTCACTACCTTACACGCGAAATCGGCGTGGGACGCATTGAGCCGCCTCTCGAATCTCGCGTTGAGTGCGCGTCCCAATATCAACCACAGCTTCATACGATCGGAGACCGCCGACGCTATCGACTTCGTTCTTTATTGCGAACGCGACTCGACCGGCAGGCGCAGAGTTCGCGAGTTCATCGGCGTCAACGGCTACGACTTTCCGACGCAAACCTTCCTCACCGAAGACTATTACCGCGCGGAGACAAACCCCGCTGCGGCGCACTAAACGGCAGCGCTCCGGGCGCGACAACAAGCGCCCAATCATCCACGCAACACAACCCCAAATCTCTCTGGAGGAGACCGATAGATGCCACTACTCGATATCAAACTCATCAAGAAACTCACCGTGCTCTGCACACTTGAAGAGTCAACGGTGCAAACCGTTGACCAGTACGCCGCGTTCGCGAAAGCGCCTGCCGATGAAGTGGTGAACAAGGCCATCGAATACGCGCTGGGAAGAGATTCTGAGTTCCAGAAATATCGCGCGGCGAACCCAAAAGCGCCCGCCGCGCTGCGCGTCAAGACGCCATCCAGCGGCTCGCCAAATAAGAAACGCGGGCCGAAGCCAGCGTCTCTTATTGCGGCGGATTAGTAGATGCGACGCGGCCTATTCTCCATCCGCTTTGCGGCCTCTTCGCTGGTAAGGAAACAGCGCGGTAATCTTTCAGCGGTTGTGGTGGACATCAAAGGATGTGCTTCGCACATGGAAATGACGACACTCCATCCCTTCCAGGGTGGTGTGCAGCGGCAGAAAGTAGACAATAGTCAACCTTTTACCCAAGAACAACTTACACGCAATCGGTAGACAGTTGTAGACCTCCGGTCTTCAATTGTCTACCGCTTCAAAGGAACAAATGGAACCGATTGAAACAGGAGCGCCACTGGACTTCGAGAGCCGGTTGCGCCGTTCGCAAGGACGGGCGGGACGCAAGCATGTAGCAAGCGCGAAGGTGACTGGGGCTGAATATAGCCAATTACAAGTAGCGGCGCAGAGGGATGGCAAGGCCCTTAGCGAATGGGCGCGCGAAGTGCTCTTGCGGGAGGCGCGGCGAAGCCCGCGCGATCCTCTTTTCACGGAGATCGTCGCGACACGAATGCTTCTGAATCTTGTGCTGCAGCACATTGCCTGCGGCGAGCTGATGACTGCAGAAATGTTTAGCGACATGCTCACGAAAGTGCGCACGACGAAGCACAAACAGGCGCTCGAATTGATGGAACAGTACGCGACAAACGATCCGAAGGAGATCTGACAAATGGCCCAGCAATGGGGACGAAAAGAGACGGTCGTCTGGCCGCCGCAAGTTCCAATCTACACTTACGCGACGCTGATTCTCGCAGTGCCGATCACGCTCGCACTGCTCTTCAGCATGTATGCGATGAAGCCGTTTCTCGCGCGGAACTACACCGGAGCATTCCTCCAGACGGCTGCCGGGGCCCAGTTCAACATGCACGGATCGTACCGGCTCATTTATCTCGGGGGAGGGAAGCGAGCGCCCCGCGTAGCCGTTCCCGACGACTTCGTTCCCGGCTCCATGACGCTGCCCGAAGGCAAGCAACTCGACGTAGAACTGTCTCCGGTGGCTAAGGCGCAGGGATACACCACGCTCTTTCGCGGGCCGGCGCGCAAGGTCGCCGACACCACTCTTCATCTCTGGCTTCAGTCGTCGATCTTCGGAGGAGAAGACCTTCTGAGCAGCTATCAAGCCGCGTTGATCGAAAGCGGCGTGGTGATGGTCTTCATGCTTTGTTTCGCAGTTCCGTGGGATCTAAAGCGCGGCAAACGCATGAAGTACGGACGGCTCCTTCGCGGCCCCGAGATGCACACGCCGAAGGAGTTCAACCGGGCGGTGAAAGGCCAGGGTCTCGGTCTGGTAACAACCAGGAAGGGCGTCATCATCCGGCTGCCGAGACGCGCCGAGGCAAAGCATATTCAAATCATGGGCGACACGGGCGTAGGGAAATCGACCTTGCTGATGAAGATGCTCGAACAGATCGAAGACCGGGGCGAATCGGCCATCGTGTACGACCCTGCCGGAGAGTTCGTGCAGAGGTTTTACCGGGAAGACCGAGGCGATTTCATCCTCAATCCCTTCGACGAGCGGTGCCCCTATTGGACGCCTTCGAGCGAGCTGCGAAACCCGGCCGAGGCGCGGACCATCGCCGCGTCGCTCTATCAACCGACCGACAACAAGAAAGGCGAATTCTTCACCGACACGCCGCAAAAGGTCTTCGCGCACCTGATGAAATACCGTCCCTCTCCGCATGAATTGGTCGCGTGGATGTCGAATGAAACCGAGATCGACAAGCGCGTCGCCGGCACGGAAATAGCGGCAATGATCGCGAAAGATGCCCCCGACCAGAGGAACGGTGTCCTCGCATCGCTCGGTTTGATCGCCGACAGCCTGCGGCTTTTGAAGACCAGCGAACAGGCCAAAGGACGGGAGTGGAGCGCAACCAAATGGTCGGAGAAACGTGAGGGCTGGATCTTCCTCACCTCCACCCAGGAGGCCCAGCAAGAGGCGCTCCGCCCGCTCCAATCGTTGTGGATCGACCTGCTCATCCTCCGTCTTCTGAGCCTTCCCGAACCCGGCCAAAAACGGGCATGGTTCGTCATCGACGAGTTGGCCACCCTGCAACGGCTACCGCAGTTCCACACCGCTCTGACCAAAGGCCGCAAGAGCGACAACCCGATCATCTTCGGCTACCAAGGGAAGGCCCAGCTCGAAGTGATCTACGGACACCTGGCGGAGGTCATGCTGTCGATGCCCTCCACCAAAATCATCATGAAGACCTCGGAGCCGAACGCGGCCAAGTGGGCTTCCGAGCTGATCGGCGAGATCGAAATCGAACGAGTACGGGAGACGGTCGCCGACGGTAAACGGGCCGGAAAGAGCTTCACCATGGACCGTCAGATCGAGCCGCTGGTCATGGCGTCGGAGATCGAGGGTCTCGAAGACCTCCATGCGTTTATGAAGTTGGGAAACCACGTCACGCGGTTCTCCTTCCCCCGCATGGACCGGGCAATCATCGCGCCATCGATGGTCTCGCGGGAGATTCCTGAAGAAGATATGTGGCTCCCTTCGCTGCCTTTAGAAGTTCCGAACACGATCGAGACGGTAGAGGAGGCAGTAGAGGAGGAGACAGTCGCCGCCACGCCCCCATCCATCGAAGAACTCATCGACAAGGGAGTGGAAGCAAAGTTCGACGAGTTGCTGGCCGACCTCGACCGCCGCCTTGAGCAGCGCTCTCCGGAAGACGCCGAATCTACAACTCCGGGGCCGCAGGCCGTCCCTTCGCCCACGCCCAAACCGCGCCCTCTGCCGTTGTTTACTCCGGCCCTCGACCGCAGCGCCAACCTATAGCCAAAGCGAGAAGCCAGAATGCTCAATATCTCCAAGGCGCTGAGTTCGAGCCAGGCGCAGACGTATCACAAGCTGGAATTTACCTCGGAAGCGGCGAACTACTACAAGCAGGACGGTGCGGTCGCAGGCGAGTGGCAGGGACAGCTTGCGGCCAAGATGGGACTGAGCGGAACCGTTACCCCTGAGGAGTTCGCCCGCCTCACTGAAGGCCTCCATCCCCAGACTGGCGAGCAGATGGTCAAGCATCGCGAGGCCCAGGAGTACACCAACGCGGACGGCTCGACCACCAAAGCGGTCGAGCACCGCGCCGGGTGGGACGCTACCTTTTCCGCACCGAAATCGGTTTCCTTGACCGCTCTCGTAGGCGGCGACGAGCGGGTCAGGGAGGCCCACCGGGAGGCGGTCACCGCCGCGCTTACCGAGCTTGAACGGTACACACAGGCGCGGATCGGCGGCAACAACCCCGCCGAAACGACCAGCCAATTTATTGCCGCAAAGTTCGAGCATGACACCGCCCGACCCGTCGATGGCTATGCCGCACCCCAGCTCCACACCCACGCCGTCATCTTCAATGTGACGGAGCGAGCGGACGGCTTCGAAGGCGGGAAACAGACCCGCGCTCTCCAGGAGCGCGCCTTCTTCGACTCGCAGAACTTCGCGACCGCCGTCTACCAGTCCGCGCTCACCTATCGGCTCCGCAATCTCGGATATGAGATCGAGCCGGGGAAGAGCGGAGCGCCCGAGATCAAGGGCTACTCACAGGAGTATCTGGACGCCTCAAGTCCGCGCTCCCAACAAATCAAAGATCACCTCGAACGGACAGGCCAGAGCGGCGCGGAGGCGGCCCAGATCGCCGCCCACGCGACCCGCGACAGCAAGCAAATTCTTACGCCTGAACAGGTGCTTGCCGCCCATCGCGAGATCGCCGAGTCCTTCGGCAATGAAGCCGCCACAGTTGTGGCCGAGGCGCGAGAACGCGCCCAGAAGCGCATCCAGAATCCCGTAGCCCAGACAGACGAAACCGCCAGGGAATCCATCCGGGCAAAAGAGGCGGTCACCTACGCGCGGAGCAGCAACTTCGAGCGCGAGGCGGTCGTTGACGAGCGGGCACTGATGCGGGACGCGCTGCGTCACGGCATGGGCGAAACCACCTACCCACAGATTCGGGCCGAGTTCGAGAGCCGCCGGAGCCGAGGTGATTTTGTCCGCATCGAGGGTGAGAAATACGATTCAGGACGGAAGTTCACCACCCCGGAGACCATCGCCAGTGAACGCGCGAACGTGGCCCATGTCATGCGCGGCCAGCAGCTCGTCGATCCTCTGATGGATGAAGAACACGCCGCCGCACATGCCTCCCGCAAGACCTTCCTCAATACCTCACAGCGGGCCGCGATTCAGGAGGTGCTCACCTCTCCCGACCGCATCCACGGCCTGCAGGGGCTCGCCGGAACGGGCAAAACCACCGTGCTTTCAAGCATTCGCGAGGGCGCCGAAAGCGCAGGATACTCAGTTGTTGGCTTCGCTCCCACGTCAAGGGCGGCCGCCCAGCTCCGCGAGGCCGGCATCGCCGCGACGACCCTCCAAAGCTTTCTCGCCCGAGGCAATCAGGGCCAGCCGGCGGGTGATCCTGCCAGCCAACATCTCTATCTACTCGACGAATCGAGTCTTGCCAGCACCAAACAGATGCGCGCCTTTCTCGACAAGATCCACCCGCAGGACCGCATCCTCGTCATCGGCGACACCCGCCAGCATCAAGGCGTCGACGCCGGGCGGCCTTTCGAGCAGATGCAGGACGCCGGAATGCGGACCTCCCGGCTCGATCAAATCATGCGCCAGAAAGACCCTGAGCTTCTCAAAGCTGTCGAGCTTCTCGCGACCGAAAAGACCGTCGAAGGCGTACGCCTTCTCGGAGAACAAGGCCGCGTCACCGAAGTCAAAGACGGCAACGAACGCGTCCGCGCGATTGCGCAAGACTACGTGGCGAATCCCGAAAACACCATCGTCGTCTCCCCCGACAACCGCAGCCGTCAGGCGATCAACCAGGCGATCCGGACCGAGTTACAGTCGGCCGGCTCCCTCGCCACCGACGACCGCGAATTCCGCATCCTCGCCCACCGCTCCGATATGACCGGAGCCGATCGTGAGTGGGCGGCCCGATACCAACCCGGCGACATTCTCAAATACACGAGCGGCAGCAAGCTCTATGACATCGACCGGGAAACAACAGCCAGGGTCGTTTCCGTCCAGGCCCGCGACAACACTCTGACGGTTGAGCGCGAGGATGGGCAAGCCGTCACCTACGATCCCAAGCGGCTGAGAGGCGCGAACGTTTACCGGGAAATCACGCGGGAATTCGCCACCGGCGACCGTGTTCAGTTCACCGCGGCCGACAAAACGCTTGCCGTGAACAACCGCGACCTTGGCACCATTGTCAGGCTCGACGACGCCGGGATCGCCGTTCGGATCGACGGCAAGGAGGAGCGTGTCGTCTCCTTCGATCCCGCCAAGATGCGGCACTTCGATCATGGCTATGCCGTGACTTCCCATAGTTCCCAGGGACTCACCGAGGGCCGCGTCATCGCGAACATCGACACGAACTCTTCCCGTTCGCTCATCAATACTCGGCTCGCCTATGTCGCGATCTCGCGCGCTTCGGACGACGCCCGCATTTATACCAACGACCGAGAAACGCTGGGGACGCGCCTGGCGACTGAAACCAGCAAGACCGCCGCAGTCGATTTCCGCCAAAACACGGCCGAGGCGAAACAGGCCGCTTGGCCGGCCGCTACCAACCAGTATGCCGATCCCAACCATCGCATCGCGGCGGTCGCCCTCGCCTACGCCGAGCGGCCCGACAGTACCGTCGTGGTCGCCCCAGACCGTGTCGAACGTCGAGAACTGAACCAGCTCATCCGCTCTGACCTCCAATCCCAGGGGCGCGTCGCGCCCGACAGCGTCGCTCTCATCGTCCATGCCGAGAAAA encodes:
- a CDS encoding VirB8/TrbF family protein — translated: MSAQIASPTSHLTPKQRVEADEIANEVYAAHYNERRIAKLAIVSLAGLSLALGGAVVYVSARPAVNRYIRIDEAGRAQAIQYSDLSYSPREGEIRTYLTDWVNYRHTINRQTIAKKYPMNYYFLSGPLASQLILADNSNHLTSQVIAGQIEQSDVQVNNVTITSMSQESISGAVVSRGTALINFDRIYSPEQSREPRTEHWISSVTYYLNPAQVSLQARTNPQYETINPLGLTITEFHENRASVDQTPEGARASRPEVKP
- a CDS encoding CpaF family protein; translation: MSDSATVTATDETGWEKVLPFFEDELQALILDKTISDLMVNGTRGVYADRGGVVEHIPLTNTYSVERLEAAIQRVARMIGQDLTQQNPILNTRMPDGSRVAVVGSPSSIGGPTLTIRKFNQWFTTDQLIEKGSLPAAVRDKIVSLLLAKKNGIIAGGTGSGKTTLMKAILDHVPLTDRLIVIEQVAELQVKQPNAVRWEVVDPIPGQSRVSPSALLAAALRHRPDRIIFGEIRDECANDLLQAMNTGHGGTLTTLHAKSAWDALSRLSNLALSARPNINHSFIRSETADAIDFVLYCERDSTGRRRVREFIGVNGYDFPTQTFLTEDYYRAETNPAAAH
- a CDS encoding type IV secretion system DNA-binding domain-containing protein, with protein sequence MAQQWGRKETVVWPPQVPIYTYATLILAVPITLALLFSMYAMKPFLARNYTGAFLQTAAGAQFNMHGSYRLIYLGGGKRAPRVAVPDDFVPGSMTLPEGKQLDVELSPVAKAQGYTTLFRGPARKVADTTLHLWLQSSIFGGEDLLSSYQAALIESGVVMVFMLCFAVPWDLKRGKRMKYGRLLRGPEMHTPKEFNRAVKGQGLGLVTTRKGVIIRLPRRAEAKHIQIMGDTGVGKSTLLMKMLEQIEDRGESAIVYDPAGEFVQRFYREDRGDFILNPFDERCPYWTPSSELRNPAEARTIAASLYQPTDNKKGEFFTDTPQKVFAHLMKYRPSPHELVAWMSNETEIDKRVAGTEIAAMIAKDAPDQRNGVLASLGLIADSLRLLKTSEQAKGREWSATKWSEKREGWIFLTSTQEAQQEALRPLQSLWIDLLILRLLSLPEPGQKRAWFVIDELATLQRLPQFHTALTKGRKSDNPIIFGYQGKAQLEVIYGHLAEVMLSMPSTKIIMKTSEPNAAKWASELIGEIEIERVRETVADGKRAGKSFTMDRQIEPLVMASEIEGLEDLHAFMKLGNHVTRFSFPRMDRAIIAPSMVSREIPEEDMWLPSLPLEVPNTIETVEEAVEEETVAATPPSIEELIDKGVEAKFDELLADLDRRLEQRSPEDAESTTPGPQAVPSPTPKPRPLPLFTPALDRSANL
- the mobF gene encoding MobF family relaxase; the encoded protein is MLNISKALSSSQAQTYHKLEFTSEAANYYKQDGAVAGEWQGQLAAKMGLSGTVTPEEFARLTEGLHPQTGEQMVKHREAQEYTNADGSTTKAVEHRAGWDATFSAPKSVSLTALVGGDERVREAHREAVTAALTELERYTQARIGGNNPAETTSQFIAAKFEHDTARPVDGYAAPQLHTHAVIFNVTERADGFEGGKQTRALQERAFFDSQNFATAVYQSALTYRLRNLGYEIEPGKSGAPEIKGYSQEYLDASSPRSQQIKDHLERTGQSGAEAAQIAAHATRDSKQILTPEQVLAAHREIAESFGNEAATVVAEARERAQKRIQNPVAQTDETARESIRAKEAVTYARSSNFEREAVVDERALMRDALRHGMGETTYPQIRAEFESRRSRGDFVRIEGEKYDSGRKFTTPETIASERANVAHVMRGQQLVDPLMDEEHAAAHASRKTFLNTSQRAAIQEVLTSPDRIHGLQGLAGTGKTTVLSSIREGAESAGYSVVGFAPTSRAAAQLREAGIAATTLQSFLARGNQGQPAGDPASQHLYLLDESSLASTKQMRAFLDKIHPQDRILVIGDTRQHQGVDAGRPFEQMQDAGMRTSRLDQIMRQKDPELLKAVELLATEKTVEGVRLLGEQGRVTEVKDGNERVRAIAQDYVANPENTIVVSPDNRSRQAINQAIRTELQSAGSLATDDREFRILAHRSDMTGADREWAARYQPGDILKYTSGSKLYDIDRETTARVVSVQARDNTLTVEREDGQAVTYDPKRLRGANVYREITREFATGDRVQFTAADKTLAVNNRDLGTIVRLDDAGIAVRIDGKEERVVSFDPAKMRHFDHGYAVTSHSSQGLTEGRVIANIDTNSSRSLINTRLAYVAISRASDDARIYTNDRETLGTRLATETSKTAAVDFRQNTAEAKQAAWPAATNQYADPNHRIAAVALAYAERPDSTVVVAPDRVERRELNQLIRSDLQSQGRVAPDSVALIVHAEKTLSDPRIAAQYAPGDVIQYRQASPTIDGIPHNSIAAVLSVDARNNTLTVQTPGGDVATYDPHLSRTMTAESTVFRQEQREIAKGDRVQFTRTDADLGIRRGELGTVTAIDPSNLEVRLDKGSLVKLTADQARHIEHGYAIESVKAGAPERVLFTHDTASVDREIAVLSRKGREVNLYISDSPAARNQETPVRDSPRHPPPAPAETPSQAVPNQKFQSTAVSLELQQFEKYHDAVQAERYRVTSIKMLPDGQNKIFILDKDKQTGVTRGFTPEEIAQRIPEMQRLQRRGENIYYTPLSDNKHHILIDDVNRPKFAKLIADGYRPAALIESSPGNYQAILTLPKLGTAFDREVANRLTVELNREYGDPKLSGAIHPHRAPGFENRKPKHMREDGSYPEVRLLKAERREDGKALEMTRAIDVDYTQRAEKHTREAGLRHAAVSSGQAKDLSQVYDVHRNDILARQKGDIDYSRLDSMIALRMRATHHDRSAIEAAILDGAPRSRPADANHNHQWEYYAQRTADSAYTPQADKQLESLAKYAKHWARLEARGSQDDNSQRNQPPQFEPAALSPAPSATTGNSDAALMPPERVSHRPRIRH